In one Gossypium hirsutum isolate 1008001.06 chromosome D09, Gossypium_hirsutum_v2.1, whole genome shotgun sequence genomic region, the following are encoded:
- the LOC107942556 gene encoding S-protein homolog 18, producing the protein MLLPLTLALCIMYPLALSISEDVLLINYHIHIINDLPLEPPTNVPSLNLHCKSKDKDLGERAMFQHQDYAWDSKINLFRTTLFFCNARWRNKKQRYFEAFRATRDEDRCLDYHFSCIWSVRYDGIYFSSDNYTWTMQYPW; encoded by the coding sequence ATGCTGTTGCCATTAACGCTTGCACTTTGCATCATGTACCCATTGGCCCTCTCAATTAGTGAAGATGTTCTGTTAATCAACTACCATATCCACATAATCAATGATCTGCCCTTGGAACCTCCAACCAATGTGCCTTCATTGAATCTGCATTGCAAGTCTAAAGACAAAGATCTTGGTGAGAGAGCAATGTTTCAGCACCAGGATTACGCATGGGATTCAAAAATAAACCTTTTCAGAACCACCCTTTTCTTCTGCAATGCACGGTGGCGGAATAAGAAGCAACGGTATTTTGAGGCTTTCAGGGCCACCAGAGATGAAGATCGGTGCCTAGATTATCATTTTTCCTGCATCTGGTCTGTGAGATATGATGGGATTTAT